In Zingiber officinale cultivar Zhangliang chromosome 1A, Zo_v1.1, whole genome shotgun sequence, a genomic segment contains:
- the LOC122013056 gene encoding very-long-chain aldehyde decarbonylase GL1-8-like — protein MASLIESCWGYLITHFSEFQLATIGTFLIHESVYFLSGLPTLYFERSGLFRKYKIQKKVNTAEVQWRCILRLVLYHVCVNLPLMLISYPTFRFMGLRSSLPLPPWSVIVSQIIFYFIVEDFVFYWGHRILHTKWLYQHVHSVHHEHATPFGLTSEYAHPAEILFLGFATILGPALTGPHLFTLWLWVIVRVLETVEAHSGYHFPWSPSNFIPLYGGADFHDYHHRLLYTKSGNYSSTFTYVDWMFGTDKGYWKLKAVEEVEGKKY, from the exons ATGGCGTCGCTCATCGAATCGTGCTGGGGG TATCTTATCACACATTTCAGTGAGTTCCAGTTGGCTACTATTGGCACCTTCCTGATTCATGAAAGTGTATACTTCTTATCTGGACTTCCAACTCTATATTTTGAGAGATCAGGGTTGTTCAGAAAATACAAAATTCAG AAAAAGGTCAACACTGCAGAAGTACAATGGAGATGCATTTTGCGCCTAGTCCTTTACCATGTATGCGTCAACTTACCGCTCATGCTCATTTCTTATCCTACTTTCAGATTCATGGGTCTGAGAAGCAGCCTTCCATTGCCACCCTG GAGTGTTATTGTCTCTCAAATTATCTTTTACTTCATTGTGGAAGATTTCGTGTTCTACTGGGGGCACAGAATACTACATACCAAATGGCTGTATCAGCATGTTCACAGTGTGCATCATGA ACATGCTACGCCTTTTGGACTGACTTCTGAATATGCACACCCTGCCGAGATCTTATTCCTTGGCTTTGCCACAATATTAGGCCCTGCTCTAACTGGTCCCCATCTCTTTACACTCTGGTTATGGGTGATAGTTAGAGTCCTGGAGACAGTTGAAGCTCACAGTGGATACCACTTTCCATGGAGTCCCTCAAATTTCATTCCACTGTACGGAGG GGCTGATTTCCATGACTATCACCACCGTTTGCTTTATACTAAGTCGGGCAATTATTCATCAACTTTTACTTACGTGGATTG GATGTTTGGCACCGATAAAGGCTATTGGAAGTTGAAGGCTGTTGAGGAAGTAGAAGGAAAGAAGTATTAA
- the LOC122013072 gene encoding AT-hook motif nuclear-localized protein 19-like, whose protein sequence is MATGNRRGDEGSHKSDSGNGSSWRPRRGRPLGSKNKQKPPVIITRESPDALRPHVLEIASGTDIVAAVSAFAARSQRGLCVLSGRGAVADVTLRQPWLEAAAAVSMKLPGRFEIVSLHGAFLPVLAPLGANGLAVSVASRGGGQVMGGNVVGKLMAAGTVYVVAVSFGNVVYERLAADEEAGASVI, encoded by the coding sequence ATGGCCACTGGCAATCGCCGCGGCGACGAGGGCAGCCACAAAAGCGACTCCGGCAATGGCAGCAGTTGGCGTCCCCGGCGAGGACGGCCGCTTGGTTCTAAGAATAAGCAGAAGCCGCCGGTCATCATCACCCGTGAGAGCCCCGACGCGCTCCGCCCCCACGTGCTGGAGATCGCCAGCGGCACCGACATCGTCGCGGCCGTATCCGCCTTCGCTGCGCGCTCGCAGCGCGGCCTCTGCGTGCTTAGCGGCAGGGGAGCCGTGGCCGACGTGACGCTCCGCCAGCCCTGgttggaggcggcggcggcggtgtcCATGAAACTTCCCGGCCGGTTCGAGATCGTGTCCCTCCACGGGGCGTTCCTTCCGGTGCTGGCACCGCTGGGGGCGAACGGGCTGGCGGTCTCCGTTGCCAGCCGAGGGGGAGGGCAGGTAATGGGCGGGAATGTGGTCGGGAAATTGATGGCGGCAGGGACGGTGTATGTGGTCGCCGTTTCGTTCGGGAATGTGGTCTACGAGAGGTTGGCGGCGGACGAAGAGGCAGGGGCATCTGTGATCTGA